The genomic DNA GAGCTGCTCTGAAAAGGCTTCGATGACACTGAAAGGCTGCTCTAAAGTTTGAAGTACGAAAGATTTCAATTCCTTTTCTATTTGTTGGTAACAATTATTTCAGTTCTTACACTCAATACTTGTAACACATTATTCAAACTGATAGTCATTGTCTAACGAAAACGATTAACGATCGCGGGCCATAGTGTAGGAGCTATCACAAGCTCTGATCCAAGTAAAACTTAGCTTTGTTAAcgttgttctttgttttttttccgcTACGTAACTCATTTTAACTCACGATTTTCGATgaaagttattcacccccctctagcgtctcTACAATCCAACACTAACTATGGTTTGACATGAGGAAAAtctaagtgagtcaaggaggaccgcacttggtgatcgaaagtccaataGAAAGTTGacaaagtccaagtaggtcaaaagttgATCGGACACTTTATGGGCaagtcccaacaagtcacggttgactTGATGTTAGGTAAGGAAACTCTTGACTTGGATTAAGCAAGTTAGGATTGaacaatcaattagagcaattgATTGAGCTTAAGTTAATCGATTAGGAGGTtctcgcgagaacacagaaagggacccaattgattggtcaatggATTGGGTCGAGCCTAATCGATTGGACCAATCGATTAGGGTCAGGAGATTCACAAAGAGGAATTTGCAAAAATAAGGCTGAATTGATTGATCCAATTGATTCAGCCATTACTGATCGATTGACTAATGCTTTGTCACGAGAAGAGGCAATCGATTAAAAGGATTAATCGATTGAGCTaatcaattaagatttttttgCGAGTGAATAGAGAGTTACAGaattgattgggtaatcaattAAGGCTCTCTAAATCGATTGGGATGACTCATCAATACATTAGTGTTCGAAAAAAAGTCATTCTGCATGTGTTGGACGGTCGAATGACGTGAACCATAGAAAAGGATTTTTTACGAAGGCTTAAAAAATCTCTCACACACATTCTTCTACTAGTGCTTAAAGTTATGGAAGACAAGTGTTGCTACACTTTCCAAGATCCAAGAGGCATCTATAAGTGACAAGATATCAAGCAAGGTTTTCATTGTATTATGTATTTACTTTCTTGTGTTTTTTGTATTCTTATTGTGAGCTTGTACAAAACTTCTCCGCCTCCCGATTATTTTCGAGAATGAGTGATTTCATAGTAGATGAGATCATGAGGAGAGTAgactcttggattagtcacctcaaagaggtggataccaagtaaaattcaaGTGTTAGCATTGGTGAGTCTTCGCTACAAGATATCTACTGTAAATCATCATTAACGAAGCAATTGAAGCTAATCACTCACTCTTTAGCTTCTGGAGTGTCATAATAAGCTCCATGGGTGTAGCCAAGTAGGAACGGGAGGGTGCGATCGCCCcctgagttttttttaaaattaatattataccTCACTATCACTTTGATCAACTAATTCACCACCGttcattgttaaaaaaaaattaaaattgatcacaCATTTGGAAAGCCTTTGACCTAAGCTATCCATTGACACCACTTTTATGAGGAAATATCGCTACTTGGaatgttaaatttaaattttaaaaataaaatatataataataaacagaTGAACTAAATCGTAGAATATGATGTGAGGacactaaattaaaattgaattaaattcgAACTAAATCTAATGGGTAGACATGGAGATAAGAATGATGTTGGTTTAAATCAGGATTAAATTGAAGTTGATTTGGTCAAGTTATGGTCTAACCAAATTTAAGGTTTAAACAGATTCAATTGGTTTAAAAcgactttttctttcctttttttctccCTACAAACACAGCAAACCCGCCATGTCTTTGTCCATCCCtcctcttttatttttcccttcctcttcttccacatttccttctccttctcttcttcaatGTCATTAAAcctatattttttccttttctcttcttaagCGTAAgagctctcttttcttctcctttctattCTCCAGCAAATAAGAAATACAGCATcaactgttgctttcttccaaCAACAAGAGTAACCCTTGGTCCTCGCATCTtctctctcttttcatttttttaagattttattgacACCAAAAGAATAGTCTTATTTGTCTTGCCTCATTATGTTTGTATCATTCCCGGGTACACTGAAATTTGCTGAGGTTACTAACAAAGAAAGTAAAGCTCTTCTCATTTGCTTTTTCTTCCCTATTTTATCCTCTCTAATTTTCTCAAAAGTAACAATACTCCTTTTATCTTTTCAAATAAGTAATCTTTTACAAGCAACTCTTTTTTTCCTATTTGTCCAACCACAATAAAAACAAGAGGAATAAGTTGTTCTTTTTCTATTTCATTAATTGAAGGAGAAGGGGAGCTttgaccctaaaccctaaatattttatgttatattaaattattaaaatcaaTGTCTAAATATTTTGTGttgtattaaaattttaatttattaaattcgcCCACTCTCATCGAAAATCCTCATACACCACTGATCACCTCAGATTAGTTTGGTGCTGGTGTCTTTGTTATTAGATACAGATATAAATGTATATTACCTAATCAGACTATTTGATCTAGATTTTTTCTGTTatgtttaaaatataattaataaaattattaacatgataatatttgataaaattattaacgATAATAAGAAATTACAACTGTTATATTTATGtaattagtagcatttaaattaatatttatattttatttaataaaatattttttttaggcaCTGTCTCGTATCCGCGCCTAAGTTGGGTTGGACGCATCGTGTCGTGCCGGATTGGACACAGCATGGATAGGTGAGGGCCGCGACACGCGACACTTGGTGACCTGGACCGGACCCACAAACATAGGGACCGTTTGGTGAACTCACACTCTTTTTCCAATCCCGAGAAAGCACGTCAGCATGCGACATCGTTTCCTGTCCGGCAAGCGATAGGATCCCAGAATGCAGATGCCTGAGAATCTACCTGGCGAACAATAGGCCGAcgtgaaaaaatatatatatatatatatttttaaaaaaatcaaaatattaataATTGCCTACAATGCCAATCTCGAAGCCCACGGTACTTCTAAGTTCCACCAAATATTGTACCCAGGCCACTCATTGGTTACATGGAGCGGGGCCGTGCCGTGGCGGCGCCTCCACCTAGTGAGGTGTCCGACGCGGTAGGATGATCACTTTCGGCGGGTGGCGGGGATCAGGGGCCCCACCAGACGTCCCTGTGAGTAGGTGGCGTCTTTTTTGTCACCACCCGGTGGACGGTGATCGTCGCCTCCTCCTCCctaaggaggaggagggggatgCGGCGGTTATAGATGCaataattagattaaatttaattaatggtTACAGAGCGACACTGGGCCCCACTTCGCTTTCAAACTCCACTGGTGATAATCTCGCAGGCCACCATCGCTCGCCTTCTCCCCTCTACCGACCTTTCTCGTCTCGCTTCGTCGCCgcgatcgatcgttcgatcgactaGTCTTCGTCGTCTTCCTGCGTCCCTCTGCCTGAATTCGGACCAACCGCCGCGGGATTTGAACTGCATCGGGTGTGATTTCTAATTCAATTCGATTTTTCTGTCGCCATTTACTTCgtgtttttttttctcctttcctttttAGGGGGAAAATTTGTGGGTATTGAGATTCGTGGCTGTTACCTTCGTAGTCGTTGAGTTGACTTCCCCGCCACGGGGGTCGATCTAGTTTTGTTTAAGTGGAAATCTTTGGGCTGTCTTGGAAATGGGGGTGGACAAGCCGAGGAGCTCTGTTAAGGCAAGAAACTGGATCAGTGCTTGGCATGTGATGGCTTGAGTGATCAGGGTGTGATTTGCTGGATTACTGTTGTGAAGAACTTAgtttgtatttttctttaaaaccACAACTTCATGAACATTTTTTTATGTGAATTAGGATTATAATATGGAGATTGTAGTTGATCGTTCTGAAATTGGTGATCGGGAAGTTCAGTGGATCGGAAAGATCTATGGATATGATATTAGAGCACTTAGGTTTTTTATAGTGCAGATCGGCATCGATCTCCATGTATATCTGATAGAGTTAAATAAGTTGTTGATCCAAACGTTTTGCCCATTTTTCTCCATTAGATCTTGTGATTTTGTGATTCTTCGTTTTGGTTATGGTTTTCCTATCATTATTTGGGACTACATAATTTGTGGTCTTTTGGTTCTAGTTCAGTGGAGTGACCTTATTGCAAATTCTTATCTGGACCTCAATTTATTACTCAAGCAGCTTTCTCTGTGACTGCACCCTGATCACAGTAAACAAGTTATGCAAAGAAATTGACTTTCAGTAGTGGACTTGGTGAAGCGTTATGGTATTGAAAATAAATTATCCTCATTAGCAACCTTTGATGCCATGACCTTTGCTGAGGTTCAAGATATTCCTATACCATAAGCTTCAAGTACATCCTTATAAGTGGTTGCCTCATGCAAATTCTCATAGTAACGTACTAGTGCTTGTCATGATTAGCCAATTGCTGCTTACTGTTTGCGTTAACCATCAGTTTAGTGAAACATCCAAAGACGTTCAAGGCAACTATTACAATCAACAAGTGATACCCAAAATCTGACGtagttttgatatatatatatatacagaaaagTTGATATTTTGTTTCTCCATTCagatataaaataaattattgcTTAATTACCTGTGCATGTAATTTTGCAGAATTTGCCTCTCGTAGCTGAAAACATCGAAACTTAATCCTTCAAGGATGGCAGTGTCATTGAAAGATGTGGATCCAGCTTTTCAAGGAGCTGGGCAAAAGGCGTATCCATGTCATGTGACTTTTATGGTCCTATTTGTTTTGAAATAATTGAACACAGGAAGAAAAATCTATGCAAAACATAGCTGTCTATTTAGATTCTGTCGCCTCTCATTGTTTTCGTTTTTGCAAATACATTGTTGTGTTTAAAAGGAGGCCCAACACACAAGATTTCAAAGTCCTACCAACAAGGGAGTCAACATATGCATATCTTGGTCAATTATTCCTTAACAACCCCCACAGTGGACTAGAGATATGGAGGATAGAAAATTTTTGCCCAGTCCTTATGGAAAGCTCCTCTCATAGAAAGTTTTTCACTGGAGATTCATATGTGATTTTGAAGGTACCTAATAATACTTCTTTGTGGATGATGCCTTCTTTACTGTTAATAATTAGCATTTTTCTACAGGAAAATTAGTTGCATAGGCCTGCATTTTTTAtccttgaatagttgatgtcttTTTCTTTCTATATGTTGCATGAGCATGGTCATTCACAAAACTACTTATTATCTGGCCAGACAACTGCACTTAAAAATGGTTCTCTTCAACATGATATTCACTATTGGCTTGGTAAAGACACTAGCCAGGTTAGTTGGAAGTCACTGTAGCCATATTATTCAGTTATTTGTTTGAGGAACAGATTGGCAACGATTGTTCAAAAAATTCatctattatttttataaataggaTGAAGCTGGGACTGTTGCAATCAAAACAATTGAACTTGATGCAGCTCTTGGAGGACGTGCTGTTCAATATCGTGAAGTACAAGGTCATGAGACTGAGAAATTCCTTTCTTATTTTAGACCATGTATAATACCACAGCAAGGAGGAATTTCGTCTGGGTTTAAGCATACAGAGATCAATGCACATGAGCATGTGACACGCTTATTTGTTTGCAGTGGAAAGCATGTTGTTAATGTCAAGGAGGCAAGTTGATCTTCTAGATCTATGTACTAGTTAATacttaatacattttattttggttttactGTTTTATTTTGTTCTGCATTTGCTATTGTAACCAGGTGCCTTTTGCTCGGTCATCTCTCAATCATGATGACATATTCATCCTGGATACTACGTCCAAGATATTCCAGTTTAATGGATCAAATTCTTCAATTCAAGAAAGGGCTAAGGCTCTTGAAGTTGTGCAATACCTCAAAGATACTTACCATGAAGGGAAGTGTGAGGTGGCAGCTGTTGGTAAGATGGTTCTGTATATATGTTGCTGGCAATAGAAAATTTGCTCACTAATTCTTTCTGAGCAGAGGATGGGAAGATGATGGCTGATGCTGATGCTGGAGAATTTTGGGGTTATTTTGGAGGTTTTGCTCCCCTACCCAGGAAAGTAGCTTCTGAAGGTGATAGGAAGGCGTACTCCTCTTATATGAAGTTATTATGGTAAATTGACATGAGAATAATCCTACAGTTTATTAGTTGTTACTGATTCCTGATGTGGAAATCTTGTGCTTTCCAGTGTTGACAAAGGACAAACTTCACCTGTTGAAGCTGAATCATTGACAAGGAAATTGTTAGACACTTATAAGTGTTACTTGTTAGATTGTGGCGCTGAAATATATTTGTGGATGGGCCGAAGTACATCCCTTGCACAAAGGAAAGCTGCTAGTTCTGCAGCTGAAGTGAGATTTTCTTCTCCAACTTTTAATTCTCCAAAACATTAttcaattatgattttttttattcacaTGCAAAAAGATTATTAACTAAGGGGAGGAGAAGTCAGAGGAACCACAAGGGGACCTTTGGTCCCATAATATAATCTTTTCTTGAAGTCAGAAACCTATTAATGATATTCTACACTTAACATGATTATGTTACACAGGAATTACTACTTGAACCTCCCAGGCCACATGCACGTGTGATTCGGATCATTGAGGGATTCGAGACAGTAACATTTCGATCAAAGTTTGACCAATGGCCACAGAAAAATGATGCGGTTGTGTCTGAGGAGAGTCGGGGTAAAGTTGCAGGTTAGTGCAAACATAAGATCTATTTCATTGGATTTCTGCCCTCATTATTTGCTCTTGTTTGAGAGTAAGCACTTCAATGAAGGGGTTATTACTTCTGTTGGCAGCATTTCTTAAGCGACAAGGACTAAATGTGAAGGGTCTTGACAAAGCTTCTCCTGTCCACGATGAACCTCAGCCATACATCGATTGCACTGGCAATTTACAAGTGCTGTTGACTTTTTAACCCAAAAAGATTCTGTCTGTTCTTTGCAGGTCATATCCCTCACTATATATGCTAAAATTTTCATTTTGCTATGATGTACAGGTTTGGCGCATAAATGGTAAGGACAAGAATCTTCTTTCATCGTCGGATCAGTGTAAATTCTTCAGTGGGGATTGCTATATTTTCCAGTATGCTTATCCTGGTGAAATCAAAGATGAAAATCTTATTGGTACTTGGTTAGGAAAAAA from Zingiber officinale cultivar Zhangliang chromosome 4A, Zo_v1.1, whole genome shotgun sequence includes the following:
- the LOC121971097 gene encoding villin-3-like isoform X5 encodes the protein MQNIAVYLDSVASHCFRFCKYIVVFKRRPNTQDFKVLPTRESTYAYLGQLFLNNPHSGLEIWRIENFCPVLMESSSHRKFFTGDSYVILKTTALKNGSLQHDIHYWLGKDTSQDEAGTVAIKTIELDAALGGRAVQYREVQGHETEKFLSYFRPCIIPQQGGISSGFKHTEINAHEHVTRLFVCSGKHVVNVKEVPFARSSLNHDDIFILDTTSKIFQFNGSNSSIQERAKALEVVQYLKDTYHEGKCEVAAVEDGKMMADADAGEFWGYFGGFAPLPRKVASEGDRKAYSSYMKLLCVDKGQTSPVEAESLTRKLLDTYKCYLLDCGAEIYLWMGRSTSLAQRKAASSAAEELLLEPPRPHARVIRIIEGFETVTFRSKFDQWPQKNDAVVSEESRGKVAAFLKRQGLNVKGLDKASPVHDEPQPYIDCTGNLQVWRINGKDKNLLSSSDQCKFFSGDCYIFQYAYPGEIKDENLIGTWLGKKSNEEERTSAISLANKLVENLKSQAVLARFYEGKEPIQFFSIFQHLIIFKGGVSSGYKNFVEENSLVDDTYSEEGIALFRVQGSGPENMQAIQVEPVASSLNSSYCYILHSGNTVFTWSGSLTTSVDQELVERLLDLIKPNVQPKTQKEGTEIDQFWSILGGKSEFPSQKIGKEPENDPHLFSCSFLKGNLKVTEIFNFTQDDLMTEDMFILDCHSDIYVWVGQHLDPKLRQQALSIAETFIEKDFLMENLSRELPLSIIVEGCEPPFFTRFFNWDYAKSAIHGNSFQRKLAVVKNGATLSEYLFLSTER
- the LOC121971097 gene encoding villin-3-like isoform X3, whose amino-acid sequence is MQNIAVYLDSVASHCFRFCKYIVVFKRRPNTQDFKVLPTRESTYAYLGQLFLNNPHSGLEIWRIENFCPVLMESSSHRKFFTGDSYVILKTTALKNGSLQHDIHYWLGKDTSQDEAGTVAIKTIELDAALGGRAVQYREVQGHETEKFLSYFRPCIIPQQGGISSGFKHTEINAHEHVTRLFVCSGKHVVNVKEVPFARSSLNHDDIFILDTTSKIFQFNGSNSSIQERAKALEVVQYLKDTYHEGKCEVAAVEDGKMMADADAGEFWGYFGGFAPLPRKVASEGDRKAYSSYMKLLCVDKGQTSPVEAESLTRKLLDTYKCYLLDCGAEIYLWMGRSTSLAQRKAASSAAEELLLEPPRPHARVIRIIEGFETVTFRSKFDQWPQKNDAVVSEESRGKVAAFLKRQGLNVKGLDKASPVHDEPQPYIDCTGNLQVWRINGKDKNLLSSSDQCKFFSGDCYIFQYAYPGEIKDENLIGTWLGKKSNEEERTSAISLANKLVENLKSQAVLARFYEGKEPIQFFSIFQHLIIFKGGVSSGYKNFVEENSLVDDTYSEEGIALFRVQGSGPENMQAIQVEPVASSLNSSYCYILHSGNTVFTWSGSLTTSVDQELVERLLDLIKPNVQPKTQKEGTEIDQFWSILGGKSEFPSQKIGKEPENDPHLFSCSFLKGNLKVTEIFNFTQDDLMTEDMFILDCHSDIYVWVGQHLDPKLRQQALSIAETFIEKDFLMENLSRELPLSIIVEGCEPPFFTRFFNWDYAKSAIHGNSFQRKLAVVKNGATLSEYRKVIATNRDVKCSISEKQDKKPCG
- the LOC121971097 gene encoding villin-3-like isoform X4 is translated as MQNIAVYLDSVASHCFRFCKYIVVFKRRPNTQDFKVLPTRESTYAYLGQLFLNNPHSGLEIWRIENFCPVLMESSSHRKFFTGDSYVILKTTALKNGSLQHDIHYWLGKDTSQDEAGTVAIKTIELDAALGGRAVQYREVQGHETEKFLSYFRPCIIPQQGGISSGFKHTEINAHEHVTRLFVCSGKHVVNVKEVPFARSSLNHDDIFILDTTSKIFQFNGSNSSIQERAKALEVVQYLKDTYHEGKCEVAAVEDGKMMADADAGEFWGYFGGFAPLPRKVASEGDRKAYSSYMKLLCVDKGQTSPVEAESLTRKLLDTYKCYLLDCGAEIYLWMGRSTSLAQRKAASSAAEELLLEPPRPHARVIRIIEGFETVTFRSKFDQWPQKNDAVVSEESRGKVAAFLKRQGLNVKGLDKASPVHDEPQPYIDCTGNLQVWRINGKDKNLLSSSDQCKFFSGDCYIFQYAYPGEIKDENLIGTWLGKKSNEEERTSAISLANKLVENLKSQAVLARFYEGKEPIQFFSIFQHLIIFKGGVSSGYKNFVEENSLVDDTYSEEGIALFRVQGSGPENMQAIQVEPVASSLNSSYCYILHSGNTVFTWSGSLTTSVDQELVERLLDLIKPNVQPKTQKEGTEIDQFWSILGGKSEFPSQKIGKEPENDPHLFSCSFLKGNLKVTEIFNFTQDDLMTEDMFILDCHSDIYVWVGQHLDPKLRQQALSIAETFIEKDFLMENLSRELPLSIIVEGCEPPFFTRFFNWDYAKSAIHGNSFQRKLAVVKNGATLSEKGDSDKQRRKM